The window CGCCGCCTGGACACCAAGATCGGCCAGCTGCAGGCCCCGGGTCTTGAAACGTTGAAGATCGCCGACTACGGCACACGGCGGCGCTTTTCCCGCGCTTGGCACGAAGAGGTGCTGCGTGTTTTGTCCGCCCGATTGGGCACTGGCCCCACTGGCCAGTTTGCAGGCACCAGCAACGTGTACTACGCCTATTTGCTGGGCCTGACACCCTTGGGCACCATGGCGCACGAGTACCTGCAGGCCTGTCAGGCCTTGGGCCCGCGTTTGCGCGACAGCCAGGTCTTTGCCTTTGAGTCGTGGGCCAAGGAGTACCGGGGCGACCTGGGCATTGCGCTGAGCGATGTGTACGGCTTCAACGCCTTTTTGCGCGACTTTGACCTGTATTTCTGCAAACTGTTTGATGGTGCCCGTCACGACAGTGGCGACCCGTTCAGCTGGGGCGAGCGCATGATTGCCCACTACCAGCACAACCGGGTCGACCCCAAAACCAAGACGCTGATTTTCAGTGACGGGCTGACGATTCCGCGCACGATTGAGCTTTACCAACAGTTCCACGACCGCTGCCAGCTGGCCTTTGGTGTGGGCACCAACCTCACCAACGACTTGGGTTACGAGCCGCTGCAAATCGTCATCAAAATGACCCGTTGCAACGGCCAGCCTGTGGCCAAACTTTCAGACTCGCCAGGCAAGGGCATGTGTGATGATGAAAAATACTTGGCTTACTTGCGTCAGGTGTTTGAGGTCGCACCCGGCAACTGAATCGGGCTCTTTCACCGTTAATATCAGTTTCATTCAATTGGAGATTTGCACCATGAAGCTTTTGGGGACACGATGGACCGCTTGGCTGGCTTTGCCGGCGTTGTTGGCCATGTCTGGGGGGGCTTGGGCCGCCGACTTTGATGGCGCTCAGCTGTCTGTCCTCTGGGGGGTGCCTTTTGCGGGCATTTTGTTGTCGATTGCCTTGATGCCTTTGCTGGTGCCCCATTTCTGGCACCACCATTACGGCAAAGTGGCCGCCGCTTGGGGCTTGGCATTTCTGGTGCCTTTTGCCCTGATGTTCGGTCCTGCAGCGGCTGGCGCCAACATGGTGCACGCCCTGTTTGCCGAATACATTCCCTTCATCATCTTGCTCACGGCCTTGTTCACCGTGTCTGGCGGGATTTACATCCGAGGCAATTTGCACGGCAGCCCGGGCCTGAACACCGCCATCTTGGCCATTGGTGCTTTTTTGGCCAGCTTCATGGGCACCACAGGGGCGTCCATGCTGCTGATTCGTCCCCTCATCCGCGCCAACGACAACCGCAAGCATGTGGCGCATGTGGTGGTGTTTTTCATCTTCATCGTCTCCAACGCCGGTGGCTCCCTGACGCCCTTGGGCGATCCCCCTTTGTTTTTGGGCTTCTTGAAGGGCGTTGACTTCTTCTGGACCATCAAAACCATCTTCCCCGAGACCTTGTTCTTGGTGGGCAGCTTGCTGGCCATCTTCTTTGTCATGGATTCCTGGTTCTACCGCCGTGAAGCTTTGTTGCCACAAGACCCGACGCCCGATTCCAAATCGATTGGTTTTGATGGGGCCATCAACTTCTGGTTGCTGGCCGCGGTGGTGGGCTTGGTGTTGATGAGCGGACTTTGGAAATCGCCAGTGTCTTTCAACATCTACGGCACCGATGTTGGCTTGCCGGGCGTGGTGCGCGATCTGGGTTTGATCGCCGTGACGTTCTTGTCCCTCAAAATCACCCCCTCCAAGGTGCATGAGGACAACCAATTCGGCTGGGCTCCCATGGCCGAAGTGGCCAAACTCTTCGCGGGCATTTTCTTGACCATCATCCCGGTCATCGCCATGCTCAAGGCGGGCGTGAATGGCCCATTCGGCGCAGTGGTTCAAGCGGTGACCCAGCCCGATGGCAGCCCTGATGTGATGATGTACTTCTGGATCACGGGCGCATTGAGTTCGTTCCTCGACAACGCACCCACTTATTTGGTCTTCTTCAACACCGCTGGTGGTGACCCGCAGGTATTGATGACCACACTGGCCCCGACGCTGGCCGCCATTTCTGCTGGTGCCGTGTTCATGGGCGCCAACACCTACATTGGCAATGCGCCCAACCTGATGGTCAAAGCGATTGCCGAAGACCGTGGCGTGAAAATGCCCAGCTTCTTTGGATACATGCTCTGGTCGGGTTGCATTCTGGTGCCCCTGTTTGTCGTCATGAGTCTCATCTGGTTCCGATGATGTCTAAACCTGCCATTTTGGTGGCCCGTGCCATCTTTCCCGAGGTCCTGCAGTCTTTGGCGCAGGTGTTCGACGTCGAGAACAACCAGGCTGACGAGGTCTGGTCTGCCGCAGAACTCACCCGCCGCATGCAGGGCAAAGTGGGGGCGCTCACCACAGGCAGCGAGCGCATCGACGCGGCGCTGCTGCAGGCCAACCCGCAGCTGCGCATCGTGGCCAACATGGCCGTGGGCTTCAATAACTTTGACGTGTCCGCCATGACCGCTGCTGGTGTGCAGGCCAGCAACACGCCCGACGTGCTGACTGAGACCACGGCCGACTTTGGCTTTGCTTTGCTCATGGCCACAGCCCGCCGCGTGACTGAGAGCGAGCATTTCCTGCGTGCGGGCTTGTGGAAAAAGTGGAGCTACGACATGTTTGCCGGTGCCGAGGTACATGGTTCGACCATCGGCATCATCGGCATGGGCCGCATCGGGCAGGGCATTGCCCGTCGCGCAGCCCACGGCTTTGGCATGAATGTGATTTATCACAACCGCTCACGCCTGAGTGCCGAGCTGGAAGCAGAGTGCAAGGCCACTTATGTGTCCAAGCCAGAGCTGCTGCAAACCGCGGACCACGTCATGCTGGTCGTGCCCTACAGTGCCGAGTCGCACCACACCATCGGCGCGGCCGAACTGGCGCAGATGAAGCCGAGCGCGACCTTGGTCAACATTGCTCGCGGCGGCATTGTGGACGATGCGGCGCTGGCTCAAGCCTTGGCTTCAGGGCAAATTGCGGCTGCGGGTCTGGATGTGTTCGAGGGCGAGCCCTCGGTGCACCCCGACTTGTTGAAAGTCTCCAATGTGGTGCTCACGCCTCACATTGCCAGCAGCACGGTCAAAACCCGCAAGGCCATGGCGCAGCTCGCGGCGGACAACTTGGTGGCTTACCTGACCCGTGGCCAGGCCCTCACGCCGCTGAACACTGTGCCAGGCAAGGCCCTATGAGTGAATGGGTGTGGCTGGCGCTGGGTGGGTTGAACCTGCTCGGGCTGTTGGCCCTGTTGTTTCGCGCCAAAGCTGCACCGCTGGCTCAAGAAGACAAGTTGGACGAGCAAGCGGCGTGGCTCCAACAGCAGTTTGCTGCCCTGCAAGCCCAGACTGAGCGCCTGGAGCGCGAGCTGCGCACCGAGATCAGTCAGTCGGGTGTGCAAGGCCGACAAGAGTCCATGCAAACGCTCACGCTGTTCCAGCAATCGCTGCTGCAGCAAAGCGCCGAAGCCACCCGCACCCAAAACCAGCAAATTGACGCACTGGCGCAGCAACTGGCCTTGCTGCAAAAAAGCCTGACCGACAGCCTGGCCCAGCAGGTCAATGCGTTGTCTGAGGCCAACGCCCGCCGCCTGACCGAGATGCGCGGCACCATGGAAACCCAGCTGTCGCAGCTGCAGCAAAGCAACGCCGCTAAGCTCGATGAAATGCGCCAGACGGTCGACGAAAAACTGCAAGCCACCTTGCAAGCCCGCTTGGGCGAGAGCTTCAAACAAGTGGCCGAGCGCCTGGAGCAAGTGCACAAAGGCTTGGGCGAAATGCACAACCTGGCGCAAGGCGTGGGTGACCTCAAGCACCTGCTGACCAACGTCAAAACCCGAGGCATGTTCGGCGAGGCGCAACTGGCCTCGTTGCTCGAACAAGTGCTCACGCCCGAGCAGTACGCGGTGCAAGTGGCCACGCGCCCCGGCGACAAAAACCGGGTGGACTTTGCGATTCGCTTGCCAGGCCGATCCGACAGCGGCCAGCCCGTGTGGCTGCCGATCGACGCGAAGTTTCCCAACGAAGACTACGAGCGCTTGCTCGAAGCCCAAGGCCGTGCGGACCCGGTGCAAGCCGAGTTGTGCGCCAAGGCGCTCGAGACGCGCATCAAGCTCGAAGCCAAGTCGATCGCCGAAAAATACCTGGAGCCACCGCACACCACCGACTTTGCGGTCATGTTCTTGCCCACCGAAGGGCTGTACGCCGAGGTCTTGCGCCGCCCGGGTTTGATGGAAACCCTGCAGCGCGAACACCGCGTGACGCTGGCGGGCCCGACCAACTTGATGGCCATGCTCAACGCCTTGCAAATGGGCTTCAGAACCCTGGCTCTGGAAAAGCGCTCCAGCGAAGTCTGGCAGGTGCTGGGCGCGGTGAAGACCGAGTTTGGCAAGTTTGGCGACGTGCTGGACAAAGTGCGCAACCAGACACAAACCGTGCTCAACACCCTGGACCAAGCCCAGACCCGCAGCAACGTCATGAACCGGGCGCTGCGCCAGGTCGATGCCTTGCCGGAGTCACAGGCGCAAGCGCTCTTGCCAGGTGGCGATGCCTGACCCCAACACCGCGGCATGAAACGTGAACTGACACGGCTGATTGCAGGGCAAATTTGTTTGCACGCCTGCATGGCCGGCATGCGCATGGCCACGCCGCTCTTGGCACTCAAGCAAGGCTACAGCGCCATGGCGGTGGGGGCCTTGTTGGCCCTGTTTGCGCTCACGCAGGTATTTTTGGCATTGCCCGCCGGGCGTTTTGCCGACCGCCATGGCCTCAAAAAACCCCTGCGCATCAGCGTGTTGGTGGCCTGTGTAGGGGCTTCTTTGTCGGTCATCTGGCCGGTTTTTCCGGTCATGTGCCTGAGCGCCTTGGCCACGGGGGGTGCCACGGGCATGGCGGTGATCGCACTGCAGCGCCATGTGGGCCGCATGGCGCACAACCCGGCCGAGTTGCGGGTGGCCTTCAGCTGGTTGTCGATTGGCCCGGCCATTTCCAACTTTTTGGGGCCCGTCTTGGCTGGTTTGCTGATTGACTTTGCCGGACCCGAAGCGGCACACATCCATGGTTTTCAGTGGGCCTTTTTGCTCATGGCCTTGCTGCCGCTGGGCACCTGGTTTTGGGTGCGCTTGGCCAAAGAGCTGCACGCCCCCAAAGTGCTGGACAACGCGGCCCCCCGCAGAGCCCTGGATTTGTTGGCCGAGCCCATGATGCGGCGTTTGTTGGGGGTCAACTGGTTGCTGTCTTCGTGCTGGGATGTGCACACCTTTGTGGTGCCGGTGCTGGGGCACGAGCGGGGTTACAGCGCCTCGGTGGTGGGCACCATCTTGGGCGCGTTTGCCATTGCGGCGACCTTCATTCGGGTGTGTTTGCCTTTCATTTCGCGTCACGTCAAAGAGCACCAGATCATCACCGGGGCCATGGTGTGCACCGCCTTGTTGTTTGGCGCTTATCCCTTTATGCCCAGCCCTTGGGCCATGGGCGCGTGCTCGGTGCTGCTGGGGCTGGTGTTGGGCACGGTGCAGCCCATGATCATGAGCACCTTGCACCAGATCACCCCACAGCATCGGCAAGGTGAGGCGCTGGGCCTGCGCCTGATGACCATCAATGCGTCCAGCGTGCTGATGCCCATGTTGTTTGGCACGGCCGGGGCAGTTGCGGGCGTGGGGCCGGTCTTTTGGGTGGTGGGCGCGGCTGTCGGTCTGGGCGCAAGGGCTGCCTGGCGATTGCGTTCCTCTTAAGCGACCGACAGCTGGTAAAACTTGCAAATCGCCTGCCAGGCGTCTTCAGGGGTGTCCACGTAGTGGAACAGCTGCAGGTCACTCGCAGAGATCGTGCCCTCCTCGATCAACACCTCCATGTTGATCAGCCCTTTCCAGAAGGCGGTGCCAAACAACAAGATGGGCACAGGCCGGGCTTTGCGGGTTTGCACCAGCGTCATGACCTCGAACAACTCATCCAGCGTGCCAAAGCCGCCGGGAAACGCCACCAAGGCCTTGGCCCGCATCATGAAGTGCATTTTGCGCAGCGCGAAGTAGTGGAACTTGAAGCTCAACTCGGGCGTGACATAAGGGTTGGGGTGCTGTTCGTGGGGCAGGGCGATGTTGAGCGCCACCGAAGGCGCCCCCGCCTCTTGCGCCCCCCGGTTGGCTGCCTCCATGATGCCGGGGCCGCCTCCGGTGCAGATGAAGAGCTTTTCATCGTCTGGCAGACAGGAGCAGGCGCGGGCGACCAACTGGGCAAACACACGGGCACTTTCGTAATGCTCGGCGTTGCGCACCAGCGCCTGGGCTTTGGCCAGTTCCTGTGGATTGCCACTTTGCTCCGCTGCCTCAAGCTGGGCTTGGGCCGTGGCCCGGTCCACAAAGCGGGCGCTGCCAAAGACGACCACCGTGTGCTCAATACCGGCTTCGGCCTGGGCCAGATCGGGCTTGAGCATTTCCAGCTGAAAGCGAATGCCCCGGGTTTCGCGTCGCAACAAAAATTCGGGATCGGCAAAGGCCAGTCGATGTGCCTCGGGCTCCAGCCAGTCACTCAGCTTGGTTTGCGCCTGCAAGTCGGCCCAAGCGTGAGGCAGAGAAGAGTCTTTCAGGTTTTGAGTGCTTTGCATGAAGTCGATTGTGCACCGGCCACAAGATACGCGATCACCCATGAAAAAAGCCCCTTGCGGGGCTTTCTCGGGGGGCATGATCTGAAGATCAGACGCGCTTGCGGTATTCGCCTGTGCGGGTGTCGATCTCGATCTTGTCGCCTTGGCTCACGAACAAAGGCACTGGCACTTCCATGCCGGTGGCGATCTTGGCGGGCTTGAGCACCTTGCCAGAGGTGTCGCCTTTGACAGCGGGCTCGGTCCAGGTGATCTCGCGCACCACGCTGGTGGGCAATTCGACCGAGATGGCTTTCTCGTTGTAGAACACCACTTCGAGTTCCATGCCGTCTTCGAGGTAGTTCAGGGCGTCGCCCATGTTGGTGGCTTCGACTTCGTACTGGTTGAAATCGGTGTCCATGCACACGTACATGGGGTCAGCGAAGTACGAGTAGGTGCACTCTTTTTTGTCCAGAATGACCTGGTCCATCTTGTCGTCGGCGCGGAACACAACTTCGGTGCCGAAGTTGGCGATCAAGCTCTTGAGCTTCATGCGCACGGTGGACGAGCCGCGGCCACCGCGTTGGTATTCGGTGCGCAGGACGACCATGGGGTCTTTGCCGTGCATGATGACGTTGCCGACGCGGATTTCTTGAGCGGTTTTCATAGGAATTGAGTCTGAAATGAAAGAGGGTGGCTTGAAGCCAAGCCAGTTATTCTAACCTGTGGGGCTTGGCTTTGGGGCTGGGGGCGACCG is drawn from Limnohabitans sp. 63ED37-2 and contains these coding sequences:
- the pncB gene encoding nicotinate phosphoribosyltransferase, producing the protein MIITSLLDTDLYKFTMMQVVLHQFPGAQVEYKFKCRNPGVPLAPFVKEIREEIRSLCSLTFKEGELQYLRSLRFIKSDFVDFLGLFKLNEKSVVVTAQPSGEIDITIQGPWLHTILFEIPVLAIVNEVYFRNTQKVPDLMEGRRRLDTKIGQLQAPGLETLKIADYGTRRRFSRAWHEEVLRVLSARLGTGPTGQFAGTSNVYYAYLLGLTPLGTMAHEYLQACQALGPRLRDSQVFAFESWAKEYRGDLGIALSDVYGFNAFLRDFDLYFCKLFDGARHDSGDPFSWGERMIAHYQHNRVDPKTKTLIFSDGLTIPRTIELYQQFHDRCQLAFGVGTNLTNDLGYEPLQIVIKMTRCNGQPVAKLSDSPGKGMCDDEKYLAYLRQVFEVAPGN
- a CDS encoding DNA recombination protein RmuC — its product is MSEWVWLALGGLNLLGLLALLFRAKAAPLAQEDKLDEQAAWLQQQFAALQAQTERLERELRTEISQSGVQGRQESMQTLTLFQQSLLQQSAEATRTQNQQIDALAQQLALLQKSLTDSLAQQVNALSEANARRLTEMRGTMETQLSQLQQSNAAKLDEMRQTVDEKLQATLQARLGESFKQVAERLEQVHKGLGEMHNLAQGVGDLKHLLTNVKTRGMFGEAQLASLLEQVLTPEQYAVQVATRPGDKNRVDFAIRLPGRSDSGQPVWLPIDAKFPNEDYERLLEAQGRADPVQAELCAKALETRIKLEAKSIAEKYLEPPHTTDFAVMFLPTEGLYAEVLRRPGLMETLQREHRVTLAGPTNLMAMLNALQMGFRTLALEKRSSEVWQVLGAVKTEFGKFGDVLDKVRNQTQTVLNTLDQAQTRSNVMNRALRQVDALPESQAQALLPGGDA
- a CDS encoding MFS transporter is translated as MKRELTRLIAGQICLHACMAGMRMATPLLALKQGYSAMAVGALLALFALTQVFLALPAGRFADRHGLKKPLRISVLVACVGASLSVIWPVFPVMCLSALATGGATGMAVIALQRHVGRMAHNPAELRVAFSWLSIGPAISNFLGPVLAGLLIDFAGPEAAHIHGFQWAFLLMALLPLGTWFWVRLAKELHAPKVLDNAAPRRALDLLAEPMMRRLLGVNWLLSSCWDVHTFVVPVLGHERGYSASVVGTILGAFAIAATFIRVCLPFISRHVKEHQIITGAMVCTALLFGAYPFMPSPWAMGACSVLLGLVLGTVQPMIMSTLHQITPQHRQGEALGLRLMTINASSVLMPMLFGTAGAVAGVGPVFWVVGAAVGLGARAAWRLRSS
- a CDS encoding TIGR00730 family Rossman fold protein encodes the protein MQSTQNLKDSSLPHAWADLQAQTKLSDWLEPEAHRLAFADPEFLLRRETRGIRFQLEMLKPDLAQAEAGIEHTVVVFGSARFVDRATAQAQLEAAEQSGNPQELAKAQALVRNAEHYESARVFAQLVARACSCLPDDEKLFICTGGGPGIMEAANRGAQEAGAPSVALNIALPHEQHPNPYVTPELSFKFHYFALRKMHFMMRAKALVAFPGGFGTLDELFEVMTLVQTRKARPVPILLFGTAFWKGLINMEVLIEEGTISASDLQLFHYVDTPEDAWQAICKFYQLSVA
- a CDS encoding 2-hydroxyacid dehydrogenase → MSKPAILVARAIFPEVLQSLAQVFDVENNQADEVWSAAELTRRMQGKVGALTTGSERIDAALLQANPQLRIVANMAVGFNNFDVSAMTAAGVQASNTPDVLTETTADFGFALLMATARRVTESEHFLRAGLWKKWSYDMFAGAEVHGSTIGIIGMGRIGQGIARRAAHGFGMNVIYHNRSRLSAELEAECKATYVSKPELLQTADHVMLVVPYSAESHHTIGAAELAQMKPSATLVNIARGGIVDDAALAQALASGQIAAAGLDVFEGEPSVHPDLLKVSNVVLTPHIASSTVKTRKAMAQLAADNLVAYLTRGQALTPLNTVPGKAL
- the efp gene encoding elongation factor P — encoded protein: MKTAQEIRVGNVIMHGKDPMVVLRTEYQRGGRGSSTVRMKLKSLIANFGTEVVFRADDKMDQVILDKKECTYSYFADPMYVCMDTDFNQYEVEATNMGDALNYLEDGMELEVVFYNEKAISVELPTSVVREITWTEPAVKGDTSGKVLKPAKIATGMEVPVPLFVSQGDKIEIDTRTGEYRKRV
- a CDS encoding sodium:proton antiporter, whose product is MKLLGTRWTAWLALPALLAMSGGAWAADFDGAQLSVLWGVPFAGILLSIALMPLLVPHFWHHHYGKVAAAWGLAFLVPFALMFGPAAAGANMVHALFAEYIPFIILLTALFTVSGGIYIRGNLHGSPGLNTAILAIGAFLASFMGTTGASMLLIRPLIRANDNRKHVAHVVVFFIFIVSNAGGSLTPLGDPPLFLGFLKGVDFFWTIKTIFPETLFLVGSLLAIFFVMDSWFYRREALLPQDPTPDSKSIGFDGAINFWLLAAVVGLVLMSGLWKSPVSFNIYGTDVGLPGVVRDLGLIAVTFLSLKITPSKVHEDNQFGWAPMAEVAKLFAGIFLTIIPVIAMLKAGVNGPFGAVVQAVTQPDGSPDVMMYFWITGALSSFLDNAPTYLVFFNTAGGDPQVLMTTLAPTLAAISAGAVFMGANTYIGNAPNLMVKAIAEDRGVKMPSFFGYMLWSGCILVPLFVVMSLIWFR